The Teredinibacter sp. KSP-S5-2 genomic interval TTTTTGGTATGGCAGCGTTAATTGTCTCAAATGGAAAAGCTTATGAAGTTTTTCCAACGATTGCTTTTCTTGGGTGTTTTGTCCTCATATTTTTGAATATGTTGGATATTTTTAAAAAAACCTAGATAAATAAAATGAGACGGTAATGAAAAATCTTTCCATTAAAAACGGAACGGTTGCAATAGAATACTTCGTAATGATGTTTCTAATAGTGGGAATCATTATAGGTAATCGTCCGTTTGTTCAAATAGGATTCAAAGACTTATATGTCTTTGAGTTTCTGGTTGCAACGATTGCTGCTTTTACTGCAGTGAAATTGTTTATTTTAAGCGCGGATCGGGATTTTAAAGAATATGTATTGAATGAACGATTTTCGCCATTTTATGTTCTGCTTGCCTATGGTGTGTTCCAGCTTCTAGTGGGAGAACACTCGGTATTGGCAATTAGGCAAAGCATGATGTTGTTCTACTCTGGTCTGGTATTCGTTTTTATCCTGGTCTTTTCCGATCTGGAGAGGCTTAAGGCCAGCCTGATGTTGCTGCTCATTCCATCTGTTGTACTTATTGCTGGGAAGCTTATCTATTACAAGTCGACCGGGGTGTACTACGATATAGAACCGGACAGGGTTATGCATAACGAAGTTGATACGATTGCTGTGCCTATTGCATGTATTGGACTGATTCTTTTTGCCAAAGAACTGGTAAACAGATATGGGCGTTTTGTTTTCTTTTGTTTGTGTATTTTGGCATTGATTGCCTTGGCGCTGCCTTTTAAACGTACTTCCTTTATAGGTTTGCTTGCCGTTGGTGTGGCGATGTTAACCACGCCAATGTCCAGAGGCCTCATCGGTCAAGTCAAGAAACCGCTGTTGCTTCTCCTCATCGTTGCTGCTGTGGCGTTACTTTCTGCGTTCTTTTTTTCTTCGACATTTCATGAGTATATGACTAGTTTTGTTGTGAAAAAAATGGACATCGTCAATGAGGGTAATGCATCTTGGCGTTGGTTGGCCTGGAAATCTGCCTTTGATCGTTTTCTTGAATCACCCTGGATCGGAATAGGTTACGGTCAAAGAATTCTTACTCAAACCGTTTGGTTAGTGGACACGGATGATCCACACAATTCGTATCTGGCGTTTATGGCAAGACACGGCATTCTTGGAGTGATAATTTTTTCTGCAATTATTAAATCCACTTTTTCTCGATATCTATTTTTTATTCATTCCTATCGAAACCATGAAGTTGGAAAGATAGCTCTGTTTGGTTATCTCGGTTTTGTGTTTTGTCTAGTATATCCAATTTTTAATGTTATGCTGGAGAGTCAGCATCAAGCTGTTTTCTTCTGGTTTTTTCTGGCAATGCCTTATGTGTTGGAAAGGATTTGCATTGGGAAAAGTACTGACTACCAAGAACGAAAACGAGGTATTTTTCTAGTAAACAGTGTATTTATTTTATGGTTGATAATGTATGGACTACTTATTGTATCACCTTTGAATATCACCAAAGAAATTGATATTTATTCACCAGAAGCGCAAGGGCAAATGCCAGTACCGTTAATTTCAAACTTGGTTCCCATCTCCGAAAACCCTTATAAAGAATATCATTATGATTTTGAGGCAGTCGTGGCAGAGCAATATGAGGATGGTATCTATCTTTTTCTTGAAGATCAGAAAGGACACCACTCGTCCCTGATTTGGGTGCTGCCAAGGTTATCGAAAAACTATCGAATTGATAATCTGGATGAGTACTACTTTGTTCTAGAGTTGGAGGAACCATCTGACTATAGATTAAGTTTTACCGTCGCAGATCGCTTTGGTCATATCGATGAGGTGAGTTTTGATCGAGGAGAAAAAGTGTACAAAATTCCTCTTGCTGCATTCAACGAAGACGTTCTGATGGAAAGTAAACTGGAAGTAATGTTTGCCATGAATTTTTTCCCGGATGCCAAAAAAGGGGAGATGAAAATTCAGCGGTTACGTATTCTTCGTGATTCTAGCGAAGGGTTCGATTCCTGAGAGGCTGGTTTGACTGGCTATCCGCCGAGGATTATATAATGAAAAAAATAAAAATTGCCGTCATTGGCTTAAGGGGTTTTCCTAGTGTGCAAGGCGGAATTGAAACACATTGTGAAAATCTTTATCCACGGTTGGTGGATCTAGGGTATGAGGTCACTGCTTACGGTCGAAAGCACTATATAGGTAACAAACCGTATCATTTTGGTGGTGTTAACCTTGTTCCTGTTTCCTGTCCAAATCATGCTTTTTTTGAAACAATTATTTATACATTTTTTGCGCTTATTAAAGCCTTTAGGTATAAGCCGGATATTATTCACTTTCATGCAATGGGGCCGTCTTTGTTTGTCCCAATTTGTCGACTGCTGGGGTATAAAGTGGTCTCAACTCATCATGGCTTGAATTATCTGGATGATAAGTGGAACACGCTGGCGAAATGGTTTCTTCGTCTGGGGGAAAAGCATATGGCTATGGCGAATTGTGTAATATCTGTCTCAAATGTTATTAGTGCAATGATGCGCGATCGATACAATGCAAAAGTTGTTCGTATACCTAATGGCATAAATCTACAAGAAAAGTCTGCCGGAAATGATTACCTGAAGAAATGGTTGTTGATTGGAGAAAAATACGTTGTCTATATAGGGCGTTTTGCACCCATAAAACGTCCCGATTTTCTTCTGGAGGCTTTTGCGAAAGTTGGCAGGGATGTAAAGCTGGTACTAATCGGTGATAGTGATTGTCGGGATAGCTATTCCGATCATGTTAAATCCCTGGCTCAACAAACCAAAAATGTAATACCTACTGGTTACTTAAAAGGAGAGGAGCTTCAGCAGTTACTAGCTGGAGCTGAATGCCTGATTTTGCCATCGATACACGAAGGCTTTTCAATCGTTTTATTGGAGGCCTTAGTATATGGCGTCCCCTGTCTTGTGAGTGATACAGCAACGAGGGAGATTGAACATCCGATAATTCGATATTTCAAAGGAAATGATATGGACGATTTGGTGGGCAAGATAGAAAAGTTTGAAAATAAAGTTACCGAATCCGAAAAGAAATCGGCTAAAGAGTATCTATTAAAAACATTTGATTGGGCGTCGATAACCCAGTCAACTTCTCAAGTTTATCAAAATGTGATGGGGTGGGAATAATGAATAATATAAACCCAGAACAAAATTTAAATCTGTCCTCTGAACCGGGTGTGCCCATAGAGTATGGCGGGTCTAATCGATTTGCATGGTTTGATTCGATGCTGAATAAAGAAAACGTTATTTGGTATACCACTTTTATTTTTATCGTCACATTGTCGTTGTTTAATATACATGTTAAAGAAGTGTATGTTAATAATGTCTCGTTAGAAGTGTTTTTTACTTCAATCTTGAGCGTGGGATGTGTATATCTTCTTTTTGTTTCTAATGCTCATCGATCCCATCTGTGGAGCATAGTGTCGTCGGAAAAGATATTTTTCTTGTGTCTTGTTTCTTTTTTTGTCTTTGGGCTGGTCAGTTTTGTATCTCGCTTTAACGACAGCTACTTGATGTTGGATCAGATATCGATCACGCTAAATGTTGTTTGGGTGGCGATTTTTACCTTGTTTTTGTGTAAGCAGGAGCGGTTACACTTTTTTCTATTTTTCTTTTGTGTATTTGTTTCTGCAGTAAACGGGATG includes:
- a CDS encoding glycosyltransferase family 4 protein; this translates as MKKIKIAVIGLRGFPSVQGGIETHCENLYPRLVDLGYEVTAYGRKHYIGNKPYHFGGVNLVPVSCPNHAFFETIIYTFFALIKAFRYKPDIIHFHAMGPSLFVPICRLLGYKVVSTHHGLNYLDDKWNTLAKWFLRLGEKHMAMANCVISVSNVISAMMRDRYNAKVVRIPNGINLQEKSAGNDYLKKWLLIGEKYVVYIGRFAPIKRPDFLLEAFAKVGRDVKLVLIGDSDCRDSYSDHVKSLAQQTKNVIPTGYLKGEELQQLLAGAECLILPSIHEGFSIVLLEALVYGVPCLVSDTATREIEHPIIRYFKGNDMDDLVGKIEKFENKVTESEKKSAKEYLLKTFDWASITQSTSQVYQNVMGWE
- a CDS encoding O-antigen ligase family protein → MKNLSIKNGTVAIEYFVMMFLIVGIIIGNRPFVQIGFKDLYVFEFLVATIAAFTAVKLFILSADRDFKEYVLNERFSPFYVLLAYGVFQLLVGEHSVLAIRQSMMLFYSGLVFVFILVFSDLERLKASLMLLLIPSVVLIAGKLIYYKSTGVYYDIEPDRVMHNEVDTIAVPIACIGLILFAKELVNRYGRFVFFCLCILALIALALPFKRTSFIGLLAVGVAMLTTPMSRGLIGQVKKPLLLLLIVAAVALLSAFFFSSTFHEYMTSFVVKKMDIVNEGNASWRWLAWKSAFDRFLESPWIGIGYGQRILTQTVWLVDTDDPHNSYLAFMARHGILGVIIFSAIIKSTFSRYLFFIHSYRNHEVGKIALFGYLGFVFCLVYPIFNVMLESQHQAVFFWFFLAMPYVLERICIGKSTDYQERKRGIFLVNSVFILWLIMYGLLIVSPLNITKEIDIYSPEAQGQMPVPLISNLVPISENPYKEYHYDFEAVVAEQYEDGIYLFLEDQKGHHSSLIWVLPRLSKNYRIDNLDEYYFVLELEEPSDYRLSFTVADRFGHIDEVSFDRGEKVYKIPLAAFNEDVLMESKLEVMFAMNFFPDAKKGEMKIQRLRILRDSSEGFDS